Proteins found in one Ovis aries strain OAR_USU_Benz2616 breed Rambouillet chromosome 19, ARS-UI_Ramb_v3.0, whole genome shotgun sequence genomic segment:
- the LOC132658160 gene encoding uncharacterized protein LOC132658160: protein MRSDRVPKELWTEVHGIVQEAVTKTLPKKKKRKKAKRLSEEALQIAEKKREAKGKGEKERYTHLNGEFQRIAGRENKAFLSDQCREIEENNRVGKTRDLFKKIRDTNGTFHTKMGTIKDKNGMDLTEAEDFKSWQEYIEELYKKDLNNPDNHDGVITHLEPDILECEVKRTLGSITTNKASEGDGIPVELFQILKDDTMKVLHSICQQTWKTQQWPQDWKRSVFILVPKKGNIQTTTQLYSSHMLAKKVMLKILQARLQQYMNHELLDVQAGFRKGRGTRDQIANIHWIIEKAREFQKNIYFCPIDYTKAFDPMDHNKLWKILQEMGIPDHPSAS, encoded by the coding sequence atgagatctgatagagtgcctaaagaactatggacggaagttcatggcattgtacaggaggcagtaaccaagaccctccccaagaaaaagaaacgcaaaaaggcaaaacggctgtctgaggaggccttacaaatagctgagaaaaaaagagaagctaaaggcaaaggagaaaaggaaagatacacccatttgaatggagagttccaaagaatagcagggagagaaaacaaagccttcctcagtgatcagtgcagagaaatagaggaaaacaatagagtgggaaagactagagatctcttcaagaaaattagagataccaacggaacatttcatacaaagatgggcacaataaaggacaaaaatggtatggacctaacagaagcagaagattttaagagttggcaagaatacatagaagaactatacaagaaagatcttaataacccagataaccatgatggtgtgatcactcacctagagccagacatcctggaatgcgaagtcaagaggaccttaggaagcatcactacgaacaaagctagtgaaggtgatggaattccagttgagctatttcaaatcctaaaagatgataccatgaaggtgctgcactcaatatgccagcaaacttggaaaactcagcagtggccacaggactggaaaaggtcagttttcattctagtcccaaagaaaggcaatattcaaactaccacccaattgtactcatctcacatgctagcaaagaaagtaatgctcaaaattctccaagccaggcttcaacagtatatgaaccatgaacttctagatgttcaagctggatttagaaaaggcagaggaaccagagatcaaattgccaacatccattggatcattgaaaaagcaagagagttccagaaaaacatctacttctgccctattgactacaccaaagcgtTTGACcctatggatcacaacaagctatggaaaattcttcaagagatgggaataccagaccacccatctgcctcctga